From the Marinihelvus fidelis genome, one window contains:
- the pdxH gene encoding pyridoxamine 5'-phosphate oxidase, translating to MTGLIALPDEAVERFREGLDEAIAAGEVEPTAMCLSTLGVDGGLSSRMVLMKAFTPEGFVFYTNLESRKGTQLAASGAAALVFHWKATERQVRVEGVAEPVSDADADAYFASRPRGSQLGAWASDQSRPMASRVTLVKRVAAVEARYLGRPVPRPPHWSGFLVRPRLVEFWYGRRSRLHDRFVFTLDNGEWRRERQFP from the coding sequence GTGACCGGTTTAATCGCCCTGCCCGATGAGGCCGTCGAACGCTTCCGGGAGGGTCTCGACGAGGCCATCGCCGCCGGTGAGGTCGAGCCCACGGCCATGTGCCTGTCCACGCTGGGTGTGGATGGCGGGCTGTCGTCGCGGATGGTGCTGATGAAGGCGTTCACGCCGGAAGGCTTCGTTTTCTACACCAACCTGGAAAGCCGCAAAGGCACCCAGCTGGCCGCCAGCGGCGCTGCCGCGCTGGTGTTCCACTGGAAAGCGACCGAGCGGCAGGTGCGCGTAGAAGGGGTGGCCGAGCCGGTCAGCGATGCCGATGCCGACGCCTATTTCGCTTCGCGGCCGCGCGGCAGCCAGTTAGGCGCCTGGGCCTCGGACCAGTCCCGCCCCATGGCCAGCCGTGTAACGCTGGTTAAACGCGTGGCGGCCGTCGAGGCGCGCTACCTGGGCCGGCCCGTGCCGCGTCCGCCGCACTGGTCGGGCTTCCTGGTCCGCCCACGCCTGGTCGAGTTCTGGTATGGCCGTCGCTCGCGGCTGCACGACCGCTTCGTGTTCACGCTCGACAACGGCGAATGGCGCCGCGAGCGCCAGTTCCCCTGA
- a CDS encoding DUF4426 domain-containing protein: MKAFATLLLALFSVCAASQALAQQSVTADGYTIHYNALGTSQLTPQVAQVYGIQRSSSRALLNITVLNADDEPIEAKVTAHARNLTGQQREIDTRKISEGDDAIYYIGEFRVNNMETFDFTVKVVPEGASRPVEVKFRQQFYTE, translated from the coding sequence ATGAAAGCTTTCGCGACACTGCTCCTGGCCCTGTTCTCGGTTTGCGCCGCCAGCCAGGCCCTCGCACAGCAGTCGGTCACGGCCGACGGCTACACCATTCACTACAACGCCCTTGGCACCAGCCAGCTGACCCCACAGGTGGCCCAGGTCTACGGCATTCAGCGCTCTTCGAGTCGCGCGTTACTCAACATCACCGTGCTGAACGCCGATGATGAACCCATCGAGGCGAAAGTCACCGCACACGCGCGCAACCTGACCGGGCAGCAGCGCGAGATCGATACGCGCAAAATCAGTGAAGGCGACGACGCCATTTACTACATCGGCGAGTTTCGCGTGAACAACATGGAAACCTTCGACTTCACCGTCAAGGTGGTGCCTGAAGGCGCGAGCCGACCGGTCGAGGTGAAGTTCCGGCAGCAGTTCTATACCGAGTAA
- a CDS encoding shikimate kinase yields MSADDARPGHRIFLVGPMGSGKTTLGRRVADLLELEFVDCDDEIESSTGASINLIFDIEGEAGFRDREARMLECLAQRDNVLVSTGGGAVLLPANRELMSRTGTVVWLKATVDQQIRRLELDRSRPLLQAPDRRKRLEELAAQRDPLYEAVADLAFTSGGRGVPLVAQALAKALREHHD; encoded by the coding sequence ATGAGCGCCGACGACGCGCGGCCGGGGCACAGAATCTTCCTGGTCGGCCCGATGGGTTCGGGCAAGACCACCCTGGGCCGCCGGGTGGCCGACCTGCTCGAACTGGAGTTCGTGGACTGCGACGACGAGATCGAGTCATCGACCGGGGCGAGCATCAACCTGATTTTCGACATCGAGGGCGAAGCCGGCTTTCGCGATCGCGAGGCGCGGATGCTGGAGTGCCTGGCGCAACGCGACAACGTGCTGGTCTCTACCGGCGGCGGTGCGGTGTTGCTGCCGGCCAACCGCGAGCTGATGTCGCGAACGGGCACCGTGGTCTGGCTGAAGGCCACCGTGGACCAGCAGATCAGGCGCCTGGAGCTCGACCGCAGCCGGCCGTTGCTGCAGGCCCCGGACCGGCGCAAACGGCTGGAGGAACTGGCCGCCCAGCGCGACCCGCTCTACGAGGCGGTGGCCGACCTGGCCTTTACCTCCGGCGGCCGCGGCGTGCCCCTGGTCGCCCAGGCCCTGGCCAAAGCCCTGCGCGAGCACCATGACTGA
- the aroB gene encoding 3-dehydroquinate synthase yields the protein MRTIDIPLGDRSYPVRIGEGLLADPAAWAPHVGQAPILIVTNETVAPLYLPAVLGALKGHDVDTFTMADGEAEKNWDNWRALIGRLADRHAPRDTTLVALGGGVVGDLCGFAAATWMRGIRFIQAPTTLLAQVDASVGGKTAINIPQGKNLVGAFHQPAAVIADTATLRTLPPREYRAGLAEVLKYGAICDAGFIDWIEANIDALRAMEPDALAEIVERSVRYKAEVVGADEREQGVRAILNFGHTFGHALETHTGYQRYLHGEAVAIGMVVAATLSESRGLLAPGLARRLADIQSALGLPVTVPADIDAPDLLQHMKLDKKNLAGRRRLVLLSAPGKAIVDEDSADADILAALNACRAEDPAA from the coding sequence ATGAGAACCATCGATATCCCCCTGGGTGACCGGTCCTACCCGGTCCGGATCGGCGAAGGCCTGCTGGCCGACCCGGCCGCCTGGGCACCCCATGTCGGCCAGGCACCCATCCTGATCGTCACCAACGAAACCGTGGCGCCGCTGTACCTGCCCGCCGTGCTGGGCGCGTTGAAAGGTCATGATGTCGACACCTTTACGATGGCCGATGGCGAGGCGGAGAAAAACTGGGACAACTGGCGGGCGCTGATCGGCCGCCTGGCCGACCGCCACGCCCCGCGCGACACCACGCTGGTGGCGCTGGGCGGCGGCGTGGTCGGCGACCTCTGCGGCTTTGCCGCGGCCACGTGGATGCGCGGTATCCGCTTCATCCAGGCCCCCACCACGCTGCTGGCCCAGGTCGACGCGTCGGTCGGTGGCAAGACCGCCATCAACATCCCCCAGGGCAAGAACCTGGTGGGCGCGTTCCACCAGCCGGCGGCCGTCATCGCCGACACCGCCACGCTGCGCACGCTGCCGCCCCGCGAGTATCGCGCCGGCCTGGCGGAGGTACTGAAGTACGGTGCGATCTGCGACGCCGGCTTTATCGACTGGATCGAGGCGAACATCGACGCGCTGCGCGCCATGGAGCCGGACGCGCTCGCCGAGATTGTCGAGCGCTCGGTCCGCTACAAGGCCGAGGTGGTGGGCGCGGACGAGCGTGAGCAGGGCGTGCGCGCAATCCTGAATTTCGGCCACACCTTCGGCCACGCGCTGGAAACGCACACCGGCTACCAGCGCTACCTGCACGGCGAGGCCGTGGCCATCGGCATGGTCGTCGCCGCCACGCTGAGCGAGTCCCGCGGGTTGCTCGCCCCCGGCCTGGCCAGGCGCCTGGCCGACATCCAGTCGGCACTGGGCCTGCCGGTGACCGTTCCCGCAGACATCGACGCGCCGGACCTGCTGCAGCACATGAAACTGGACAAGAAGAACCTGGCCGGGCGCCGGCGGCTGGTGCTGCTCTCGGCACCGGGCAAGGCCATCGTCGACGAGGACAGCGCCGATGCTGATATCCTTGCCGCCCTCAACGCCTGCCGGGCCGAAGATCCGGCGGCCTGA
- a CDS encoding YggS family pyridoxal phosphate-dependent enzyme, with protein MESASGRLSAVRKTIAAACAAAGRDPAEVRLLAVSKRHAADRILGLLSLGQQAFGENYVSEALGKQAEMADADIEWHFIGPVQSNKTRDLARAFHWVQSIDREKILRRLSDQRPASLGPLNVCLQVNIDEEAQKSGAAPPELPALAALAASLPGLRLRGLMCIPRAWDDPEKSRQAFARTRHCFELLRAEGHDIDTLSMGMSGDIAPAIAEGSTMVRVGTALFGPRDPS; from the coding sequence ATGGAATCCGCATCCGGCCGCCTGTCGGCCGTACGAAAAACCATCGCTGCGGCGTGTGCGGCCGCGGGTCGCGACCCCGCGGAAGTCAGGCTGCTGGCCGTCAGCAAGCGACACGCCGCGGACCGCATCCTGGGGCTCCTGTCGCTGGGGCAACAGGCATTTGGCGAAAACTATGTCAGTGAAGCCCTCGGGAAACAGGCAGAAATGGCCGATGCGGACATCGAATGGCACTTCATTGGCCCGGTACAATCGAACAAGACCCGTGACCTGGCGCGGGCGTTTCACTGGGTGCAGTCCATTGACCGGGAAAAAATCCTGCGCCGGCTTTCGGACCAGCGACCCGCTTCGCTGGGCCCGCTGAACGTCTGCCTGCAGGTGAACATCGACGAGGAGGCACAGAAATCCGGTGCCGCGCCGCCCGAACTGCCGGCGCTCGCGGCGCTGGCCGCATCGCTTCCGGGCCTGCGCCTGCGCGGCCTGATGTGCATCCCGCGGGCCTGGGACGACCCGGAGAAGTCACGGCAGGCATTCGCCCGGACCCGACACTGTTTCGAGTTGCTGCGGGCCGAGGGCCACGACATCGACACGCTGTCGATGGGCATGTCCGGGGACATCGCCCCCGCGATTGCCGAAGGCAGTACCATGGTGCGCGTCGGCACCGCCCTGTTCGGGCCACGCGACCCGTCCTGA
- a CDS encoding YggT family protein, translating to MNVSGALTYLVSTLIDLYITAVMLRLLLQWVRADFYNPVCQFLVKLTNPLLVPLRRVIPAIGQLDTASVVLMLALELVSVSLVVWLAPGTASWEMVAILAIKKLLATLLWTYFFLVIIMVILSWVGARARHPAIPLVFQLTDPVLRPIRRLVPAIAGFDLSPLFALIGIRALLLLLGS from the coding sequence ATGAATGTTTCCGGCGCCCTGACCTACCTGGTCAGCACACTCATCGACCTGTACATCACCGCTGTCATGCTGCGCCTGCTACTGCAGTGGGTCCGGGCCGACTTCTACAACCCGGTGTGCCAGTTCCTGGTCAAGCTGACCAACCCGTTGCTGGTGCCGCTGCGGCGCGTGATTCCGGCCATTGGCCAGCTGGACACGGCATCGGTGGTGCTGATGCTGGCCCTGGAGCTTGTCAGCGTATCCCTGGTGGTCTGGCTGGCACCGGGCACGGCCAGCTGGGAAATGGTGGCCATCCTGGCCATCAAGAAGCTATTGGCCACCCTGCTGTGGACCTACTTCTTCCTGGTCATCATCATGGTCATCCTCAGCTGGGTCGGCGCCCGCGCGCGCCACCCGGCGATTCCGCTGGTGTTCCAGCTGACCGACCCGGTGCTGCGACCCATCCGGCGGCTGGTCCCGGCCATCGCCGGCTTCGACCTGTCACCGCTGTTCGCACTGATCGGCATACGCGCGTTGCTGCTTCTGCTAGGCTCATAG
- the xrtH gene encoding exosortase H yields the protein MLRFFIIFSVLLIGLFSLEILQPVEKHVILPFTSMIADISVWIVTLFDDGVVATGNVIRDQASGFAVRIERGCNGLEAVIILFAAIFAFPAPFKHKLIGFGIGFLAIQGLNLVRIISLFYLGQWSQPMFEWFHLYLWQALIILDALVVWLIWLRRIPRADGGNDDRPGDGAAPGGEALAG from the coding sequence ATGTTGCGGTTTTTCATCATTTTTTCTGTGCTGTTGATCGGCCTGTTCTCACTGGAAATTCTACAGCCGGTGGAAAAGCACGTCATCCTGCCGTTCACTTCGATGATCGCCGATATCTCGGTGTGGATTGTCACCCTGTTCGATGACGGCGTGGTCGCGACCGGCAACGTCATCCGTGACCAGGCCAGTGGCTTCGCGGTTCGCATTGAGCGTGGCTGTAACGGGCTGGAAGCGGTCATTATCCTGTTCGCGGCGATTTTTGCCTTTCCAGCACCGTTCAAGCACAAGCTTATCGGTTTTGGCATTGGCTTCCTGGCCATCCAGGGGCTGAACCTGGTCCGGATCATCAGCCTGTTCTACCTGGGCCAGTGGAGCCAGCCGATGTTCGAGTGGTTCCACCTGTACCTGTGGCAGGCGCTGATCATTCTCGACGCACTGGTGGTCTGGCTCATCTGGCTGCGGCGGATTCCTCGGGCCGATGGTGGCAATGACGACCGTCCGGGCGATGGTGCCGCCCCCGGTGGCGAGGCGCTGGCCGGGTGA
- the proC gene encoding pyrroline-5-carboxylate reductase — protein MRMTFIGGGNMATALIAGLASENGPFEELRVADPSNDARERLAADYGVQTFADAAEAIDGVDVIVLAVKPQVMPLVFETLRGKVAPGTLVISVAAGIRAGAIVDALGVSAVVRAMPNTPALLGAGVTGLYASPGCSDEQRETARSLLAMAGATVSVDDEGLIDVVTAVSGSGPAYFFLLTEALRDAGQALGLDAETATTLATHTAHGAGVMALQGGADVSELRRRVTSPGGTTQAALETLGAGGFGELVAAAVDAATRRGRELSGGGDPA, from the coding sequence ATGCGCATGACCTTTATCGGTGGCGGCAACATGGCCACCGCCCTGATCGCCGGGCTGGCCAGTGAAAATGGCCCGTTCGAGGAGCTCCGGGTCGCCGACCCCTCGAATGATGCCAGGGAGCGACTGGCCGCCGACTATGGCGTGCAGACCTTCGCCGACGCGGCGGAGGCGATCGACGGTGTCGACGTCATCGTGCTGGCGGTGAAGCCCCAGGTCATGCCCCTCGTTTTCGAGACCCTGCGCGGAAAAGTCGCCCCCGGCACGCTGGTGATTTCCGTGGCAGCCGGCATCCGCGCCGGCGCCATCGTCGATGCACTGGGTGTGTCCGCCGTGGTCCGAGCCATGCCGAATACGCCGGCCCTGCTTGGCGCAGGGGTCACCGGGCTGTACGCCAGCCCCGGCTGCAGCGACGAGCAACGCGAAACGGCCCGCTCGCTACTGGCCATGGCCGGCGCCACCGTCAGCGTCGATGACGAGGGCCTGATCGACGTGGTCACGGCCGTTTCCGGCAGCGGGCCCGCCTACTTTTTTCTGCTCACCGAGGCGTTGCGTGACGCCGGCCAGGCGCTGGGGCTGGACGCCGAAACGGCCACCACGCTGGCCACGCACACGGCCCATGGCGCCGGCGTGATGGCACTGCAGGGCGGTGCCGATGTGTCCGAGCTGCGCCGCCGCGTCACGTCGCCCGGCGGTACCACCCAGGCCGCGCTCGAGACCCTGGGCGCGGGCGGCTTTGGCGAGCTGGTGGCCGCCGCCGTCGACGCGGCCACGCGCCGCGGCCGCGAACTGTCAGGCGGTGGTGACCCGGCATGA
- a CDS encoding tetratricopeptide repeat protein codes for MSIAPPGQPPNPAEQFARRFQNALAAFNRGDLATALQACQALDADLPNHADVQHLMAMAWQRLGQVINAEKAFRRSLAANPRQPAVLSNLATLLRRSRRFEEADQALASAIELQPGLANAWYNRGLVSLDRHRPTEAIEQLQRAVQLDPRPGIEMALVRALQAAGREDDARDLADNIAARHPNDARAVMTRARQHRKKAPADALAMLQTLLQTTQDRARVQHEIGLLKTETKALDEAIVHFQAALEAQPLLIDAHRALNEIFWQQDDDRFGQSYRDAIARAPAAAPLYHNYASALRSAGREDEAEAILESAISRAGPDPFLLHGLAVQKLRRGDDDTPRQLLDRALSAQPDNVRFRIDCANLDIRGGDYASAERHLDHARAVEPWNQEVWAYLGVAWRLAGDPKHEWLNDYDTLLKTFTLPSPTGFTGTQAFMEELAGFLPTLHSAGRQPLDQSVRNGTQTFEILFGNSHPLITALKQSVDTVLAEYLAALPDDDRHPFYARKRQATYYTGSWSIMLRSGGHHTNHVHPQGWLSCCNYIALPPLGDDTTRDGWIRFGETSLGLGDREHVARTIRPAPGQCVFFPSYFWHGTYRFDSETPRMTVPCDIDPA; via the coding sequence ATGTCGATTGCACCACCAGGCCAGCCCCCCAATCCGGCTGAACAGTTCGCGCGGCGGTTCCAGAACGCCCTGGCGGCCTTTAACCGCGGCGACCTCGCGACCGCGCTCCAGGCCTGCCAGGCCCTGGACGCGGACCTGCCGAATCATGCCGACGTCCAGCACCTGATGGCCATGGCCTGGCAACGCCTGGGCCAGGTCATCAACGCCGAGAAGGCGTTTCGCCGCAGCCTGGCAGCCAACCCCCGCCAGCCCGCGGTGCTGTCCAACCTGGCCACGCTGTTGCGGCGCTCGCGGCGCTTCGAGGAAGCCGACCAGGCACTGGCCAGCGCCATCGAGCTGCAACCCGGCCTGGCCAACGCCTGGTACAACCGTGGCCTGGTCTCGCTGGACCGGCACCGGCCGACAGAGGCCATCGAACAGTTGCAGCGCGCCGTCCAGCTGGACCCCAGGCCCGGCATCGAGATGGCCCTGGTCAGGGCGCTGCAGGCCGCCGGGCGTGAGGACGATGCCCGGGACCTGGCCGACAACATCGCGGCCCGGCACCCCAATGACGCCAGGGCGGTGATGACCCGTGCGCGCCAGCACCGTAAGAAAGCGCCCGCGGATGCGCTCGCCATGCTGCAAACCCTGCTGCAGACCACGCAAGACCGCGCCCGTGTCCAACACGAGATTGGCCTGCTCAAGACCGAAACGAAGGCCCTGGACGAGGCCATCGTGCACTTCCAGGCGGCGCTCGAAGCGCAGCCGCTACTGATCGACGCGCACCGCGCACTGAACGAGATCTTCTGGCAGCAGGACGATGATCGCTTCGGGCAGTCGTACCGTGATGCCATTGCCAGGGCACCCGCTGCGGCCCCGCTGTACCATAACTACGCTTCGGCCCTGCGCTCGGCCGGCCGTGAAGACGAGGCCGAGGCGATCCTGGAATCCGCCATTTCACGGGCCGGCCCGGACCCGTTCCTGCTGCACGGACTGGCGGTTCAGAAACTGCGCCGTGGCGATGACGACACGCCGCGGCAACTGCTTGACCGCGCACTCAGCGCCCAGCCAGACAACGTCCGATTCCGCATTGATTGCGCCAACCTTGATATCCGTGGCGGTGACTATGCGTCGGCGGAGCGTCACCTGGATCACGCTCGCGCCGTTGAGCCATGGAACCAGGAAGTCTGGGCTTACCTGGGCGTGGCCTGGCGACTGGCCGGTGACCCGAAGCACGAATGGCTGAACGACTACGACACGTTGTTGAAGACGTTCACATTGCCGTCACCGACCGGCTTCACTGGCACGCAGGCGTTCATGGAGGAACTGGCTGGCTTCCTGCCAACCCTGCACTCGGCGGGCCGCCAACCCCTTGACCAGAGCGTGCGTAACGGCACCCAGACCTTCGAGATCCTGTTCGGGAATTCCCACCCGCTCATCACGGCCCTGAAGCAGTCAGTCGACACCGTGCTGGCCGAGTACCTGGCCGCCCTGCCCGACGATGACCGCCACCCGTTCTACGCCCGCAAGCGCCAGGCAACGTACTACACCGGCAGCTGGTCGATCATGCTGCGGTCGGGCGGGCACCATACCAACCATGTTCACCCCCAGGGCTGGCTGTCCTGCTGCAATTACATCGCCCTGCCGCCACTTGGCGATGACACGACACGCGATGGATGGATCCGGTTTGGTGAAACCTCGCTGGGCCTGGGCGACCGTGAACACGTGGCCCGGACCATCCGCCCCGCGCCGGGGCAGTGCGTATTTTTCCCGAGTTATTTCTGGCACGGCACCTATCGCTTTGACAGCGAAACGCCCAGAATGACGGTACCCTGTGACATTGACCCAGCCTGA
- a CDS encoding PilT/PilU family type 4a pilus ATPase produces MSVVEGWLRQLHEEKGSDLFVTAEAPPCVKVNGKIRGLTTEVLLPEEAEEIVYGVMSERQREEFESTSECQFALSLDNDVRFRVSAFYQQGMVGMVCRRIETHIPTTDELNLPDILNDLSLEKRGIILFVGATGTGKSTSLASMLGYRNSRMSGHIVTIEDPIEYVHFHDKSLVTQREVGVDTESFEVALRNTLRQAPDVIMIGEIRTRETMEHAITFSETGHLVLCTLHANNANQAMDRILHFFPEDQQEQVLLDLSFNMKAVIAQQLLPSVDGTRRWPAVEVLLATPLVKDTIRKGEIAELKEIMKASGHHGMITFDQCLYNMYTEGKITYDDALRYADSANEVRLAVKLSEGGDANSLSERLHDVELLD; encoded by the coding sequence ATGAGCGTTGTCGAAGGCTGGTTACGTCAATTGCACGAGGAGAAGGGGTCCGACCTGTTCGTGACCGCAGAGGCGCCGCCCTGCGTCAAGGTCAACGGCAAGATTCGCGGGCTCACCACCGAGGTGCTGCTGCCCGAGGAGGCCGAGGAGATCGTCTACGGCGTCATGAGCGAGCGCCAGCGCGAGGAGTTCGAGTCCACCAGCGAGTGCCAGTTCGCGCTGTCGCTGGATAACGACGTCCGCTTCCGTGTCAGTGCCTTTTACCAGCAGGGCATGGTGGGCATGGTCTGCCGCCGTATCGAGACCCATATCCCGACCACCGACGAACTGAACCTGCCGGACATCCTCAATGACCTGTCGCTGGAGAAACGCGGCATCATCCTGTTCGTGGGCGCGACCGGCACCGGTAAGTCGACATCCCTGGCCTCCATGCTCGGTTACCGCAATTCGCGCATGAGCGGCCATATCGTCACCATCGAGGACCCGATCGAATACGTCCATTTTCACGACAAGAGCCTGGTCACCCAGCGCGAGGTGGGCGTCGATACGGAATCGTTTGAAGTCGCGCTGCGCAACACCCTGCGCCAGGCGCCGGACGTGATCATGATCGGTGAGATTCGTACACGCGAGACCATGGAGCACGCCATTACGTTCTCGGAAACGGGCCACCTGGTGCTGTGCACGCTGCACGCCAACAACGCCAACCAGGCCATGGACCGCATCCTGCATTTCTTCCCCGAAGACCAGCAGGAACAGGTACTGCTCGACCTGTCATTCAACATGAAGGCCGTGATCGCGCAGCAACTGCTGCCGTCGGTGGACGGCACGCGGCGCTGGCCCGCTGTCGAGGTGTTGTTGGCTACGCCGCTGGTCAAGGACACCATCCGCAAGGGCGAGATCGCCGAACTGAAGGAGATCATGAAGGCATCGGGCCATCACGGCATGATCACCTTCGACCAGTGCCTGTACAACATGTACACGGAAGGCAAGATCACCTACGACGACGCGCTGCGTTATGCCGATTCGGCCAACGAGGTGCGCCTGGCGGTCAAGCTGTCGGAAGGCGGCGACGCCAATTCCCTGTCCGAGCGCCTGCACGACGTCGAGTTGCTCGACTGA
- the hemE gene encoding uroporphyrinogen decarboxylase: MTEPKHRLLRALLRLPVDRTPVWIMRQAGRYLPEYREVRAKAGSFMNLATQPELACEVTLQPLRRFDLDAAILFSDILTIPDAMGMGLYFAEGEGPKFERPVRDVAAIRALPRPDPDDALRYVMDAVRLIRARLADEKPLIGFAGSPWTLATYMVEGGSSRDFARVKALLYEDPDAAHLLLGKLADCVTDYLNAQIEAGAQAVQIFDSWGGALAHDAYREFSLRYMARIVDGLKREHDGQKIPVILFSKGCNTQLEGLADTGADALGVDWTITLAEARHRVGHRVALQGNLDPSVLLASPAAIRAQARATLESYGDGTGHVFNLGHGITPGVPPEHLGALVDAVHEFSPALHAGY; the protein is encoded by the coding sequence ATGACAGAACCGAAACACCGATTGCTCCGCGCCCTGCTGCGCCTGCCCGTTGACCGCACCCCGGTGTGGATCATGCGCCAGGCGGGTCGCTACCTGCCCGAGTACCGGGAAGTCCGCGCCAAGGCCGGCAGCTTCATGAACCTGGCGACCCAGCCGGAACTGGCCTGCGAAGTCACGCTACAACCGCTGCGACGCTTCGACCTGGACGCCGCGATCCTGTTCTCCGACATCCTGACCATTCCCGATGCGATGGGCATGGGCCTGTATTTCGCCGAGGGTGAAGGGCCGAAGTTCGAACGCCCGGTACGTGACGTGGCGGCCATCCGCGCGCTGCCACGGCCGGACCCGGATGATGCATTGCGCTACGTCATGGACGCGGTTCGCCTGATCCGAGCGCGGCTGGCGGACGAGAAACCGCTGATCGGCTTTGCCGGCAGCCCCTGGACGCTGGCCACGTACATGGTCGAGGGCGGTTCCAGCCGCGACTTTGCACGCGTCAAGGCACTGCTGTACGAAGATCCTGACGCCGCGCACCTGCTGCTGGGCAAACTCGCAGATTGCGTGACGGATTACCTGAATGCGCAGATCGAGGCCGGCGCCCAGGCCGTGCAGATTTTCGACTCGTGGGGTGGCGCGCTGGCCCACGACGCCTATCGGGAGTTCTCGTTGCGTTACATGGCGCGCATCGTCGACGGCCTGAAACGCGAGCACGACGGCCAGAAGATTCCCGTGATCCTGTTCAGCAAGGGCTGCAACACCCAGCTCGAAGGCCTGGCCGATACCGGTGCCGATGCCCTGGGCGTGGACTGGACCATCACCCTGGCCGAGGCGCGCCATCGCGTCGGGCACCGGGTGGCGCTGCAGGGCAACCTGGACCCGTCCGTGCTGCTGGCTTCACCGGCCGCGATCCGTGCCCAGGCCAGGGCGACACTGGAAAGCTACGGCGACGGCACCGGCCACGTGTTCAACCTGGGCCACGGCATCACCCCCGGTGTGCCGCCCGAGCACCTGGGCGCCCTGGTGGACGCGGTGCACGAATTCAGCCCGGCACTGCACGCCGGGTACTAG
- a CDS encoding type IV pilus twitching motility protein PilT: MDIAELLAYSVKNKASDLHLSAGLPPMIRVDGDLKRLNVPALDNTQLQELLYSTMNDFQRRDFEANLEVDYSYAVPGLARFRVNCFHMDRGVGGAFRTIPEAVWTLEDIGAPPTFKEIINVPRGLVLVTGPTGSGKSTTLAAMIDYLNDSVAGHILTIEDPIEFVHKSRKCLINQREVHRDTHGFNQALRAALREDPDIILVGEMRDIETIRLALTAAETGHLVFGTLHTSSAAKTIDRIIDVFPAGEKSMVRSMLSESLRAVIAQTLIKRYGGGRVAAHEIMLATPAIRNLIREDKVAQMYSAIQTGQAAGMHTLDQYLEMLVGRGIISKHDAARKAVDRKLFQ, from the coding sequence ATGGACATCGCGGAATTACTCGCTTATTCGGTCAAGAATAAGGCTTCAGACCTGCACCTTTCAGCGGGCCTGCCGCCCATGATTCGTGTGGATGGCGACCTCAAGCGACTCAATGTGCCTGCGCTGGACAATACCCAGTTGCAGGAGCTGCTCTACAGCACGATGAACGATTTCCAGCGCCGCGATTTCGAGGCCAACCTGGAGGTCGACTATTCCTACGCGGTGCCGGGCCTGGCCCGTTTTCGTGTCAACTGCTTCCACATGGATCGCGGCGTCGGTGGCGCCTTCCGTACCATTCCGGAAGCCGTCTGGACGCTGGAGGACATCGGCGCGCCGCCCACGTTCAAGGAAATCATTAACGTGCCGCGCGGCCTGGTGCTGGTCACCGGGCCCACGGGCTCGGGTAAATCCACCACGCTGGCGGCGATGATCGACTACCTGAACGACAGCGTCGCCGGTCATATCCTGACCATCGAAGACCCGATCGAATTCGTTCACAAGTCTCGCAAGTGCCTGATCAACCAGCGCGAGGTGCACCGCGACACGCATGGCTTCAACCAGGCGTTGCGTGCGGCCCTGCGTGAGGATCCGGACATCATCCTGGTGGGTGAAATGCGTGACATCGAGACCATCCGCCTGGCGCTGACCGCGGCCGAGACCGGTCACCTGGTCTTCGGTACGCTGCATACCAGTTCAGCCGCCAAGACCATCGACCGTATCATCGACGTGTTCCCGGCCGGTGAGAAATCGATGGTGCGCTCGATGCTGTCGGAATCGCTGCGCGCCGTGATCGCGCAGACGCTGATCAAGCGCTATGGCGGTGGCCGAGTGGCCGCGCACGAGATCATGCTGGCCACGCCGGCCATCCGTAACCTGATTCGCGAGGACAAGGTGGCGCAGATGTATTCCGCCATCCAGACCGGCCAGGCGGCCGGCATGCACACGCTTGACCAGTACCTGGAAATGCTGGTCGGGCGCGGAATCATTTCCAAGCACGACGCCGCCCGCAAGGCGGTCGACCGCAAGCTGTTCCAGTAG